One stretch of Dissulfurimicrobium hydrothermale DNA includes these proteins:
- a CDS encoding CooT family nickel-binding protein: MCQSSVYLLKDGKEEEIMRDVILVEPCPEGVKVQGLFEPPRIISAKISKIDLLKHKVILESSGQRSQKI, from the coding sequence ATGTGTCAATCCAGCGTATACCTGTTGAAGGATGGGAAGGAAGAGGAGATCATGCGGGACGTGATACTGGTTGAGCCTTGCCCCGAAGGTGTGAAGGTGCAGGGTCTTTTCGAGCCGCCCCGTATTATAAGTGCAAAGATATCAAAGATAGACCTCCTGAAACACAAGGTTATTCTTGAATCATCCGGACAGAGATCACAAAAAATTTAA
- the eno gene encoding phosphopyruvate hydratase, whose amino-acid sequence MSKIVEIESMEILDSRGNPTIRTYVALEDGSLGIASVPSGASTGENEALELRDQDQSRYGGKGVLKAVENVEDVIALALQGLDATIQQEIDQVLIDLDGTSNKSRLGANAILSVSMAVARAAAQSVGLPLYAYLGGACSNRIPVPMLNVLNGGKHADCSVDFQEFMIVPIGAPTFREALRYSAETFYALKTILKNKGYATSVGDEGGFAPNLKSNEEPCELIVAAIERAGYRPGEDIAIALDPAASSFFRDGKYVLARSGGGEKTSAEMVELYKEWVRKYPIISIEDGLAEDDWDGFALMTRELGQEIQIVGDDIFVTNTEFIARGVKERAANAALIKLNQIGTVSETVDAIRMCRAAGWDFVVSHRSGETEDDFIADFTVAMDGCQIKAGSISRSERIAKYNRLLEIEAELGPAALFDSPFRS is encoded by the coding sequence ATGAGCAAGATTGTAGAGATAGAATCGATGGAGATATTGGATTCCAGGGGGAATCCCACCATTCGCACATATGTCGCTCTTGAGGACGGGAGTCTTGGGATCGCCTCTGTCCCGTCTGGGGCGTCCACCGGTGAGAATGAGGCACTTGAGCTCAGGGATCAAGATCAGTCGAGATATGGGGGCAAGGGTGTCTTAAAGGCGGTGGAGAATGTAGAAGATGTCATAGCTTTAGCGCTCCAAGGTCTGGATGCCACGATACAACAGGAAATCGATCAGGTCTTGATAGATTTGGACGGGACGTCCAATAAAAGCAGGCTCGGGGCAAACGCCATCCTCTCAGTCTCGATGGCGGTTGCCAGGGCGGCAGCTCAGAGCGTAGGTCTGCCGCTCTATGCCTATCTTGGAGGGGCCTGTTCAAACCGCATTCCAGTTCCTATGTTGAATGTCTTAAACGGTGGCAAACATGCCGATTGTAGTGTGGACTTCCAGGAATTCATGATCGTGCCTATCGGTGCCCCCACGTTTAGAGAGGCGCTAAGATACAGTGCCGAGACCTTTTATGCATTAAAGACCATTTTAAAGAATAAGGGCTATGCCACATCCGTGGGGGATGAAGGTGGTTTTGCACCCAATCTTAAGAGTAACGAGGAGCCGTGCGAGCTCATCGTGGCAGCCATAGAAAGGGCTGGTTATAGGCCGGGAGAAGACATAGCTATAGCGCTTGATCCTGCAGCCAGTTCATTCTTTAGAGATGGAAAGTACGTCCTTGCTCGTTCAGGCGGCGGCGAAAAGACGAGCGCTGAGATGGTCGAGCTCTATAAAGAATGGGTGAGAAAGTATCCGATTATTTCCATAGAAGACGGCCTCGCAGAAGATGATTGGGACGGTTTTGCCCTTATGACAAGGGAGCTCGGCCAAGAGATCCAGATAGTCGGGGACGATATATTCGTCACAAACACCGAGTTTATAGCCAGGGGCGTAAAGGAGAGGGCTGCTAACGCCGCGTTGATAAAGCTGAATCAGATCGGCACGGTCAGCGAGACTGTAGATGCCATTCGTATGTGCAGGGCGGCAGGTTGGGATTTTGTGGTCTCCCATAGATCAGGCGAGACGGAAGACGACTTCATAGCTGATTTTACTGTGGCGATGGACGGCTGTCAGATAAAGGCAGGTTCCATAAGTAGGAGCGAGCGCATAGCCAAGTACAATAGGCTCTTGGAGATCGAGGCGGAATTGGGGCCTGCAGCCTTGTTTGACAGCCCGTTCAGATCCTGA
- the scpB gene encoding SMC-Scp complex subunit ScpB, with translation MESTAIGVGRPEIKAILEGLLLVATKPLGLKELTGLLPEFSKDDILIALKLLQREYDDQCHGLEIREVAGGWRLQSKSKVREWILRLKESTPAKLGRSSLETLSIIAYKQPVTRAEIEHLRGVDSSGPLRILLDRKLIKTAGRKEVPGRPLIYRTTKRFLEVFDLKDISDLPSLAELSDMEDTHELPLFK, from the coding sequence ATGGAGTCGACGGCCATTGGAGTTGGACGGCCTGAGATAAAGGCAATCCTCGAAGGACTCTTGCTGGTCGCTACAAAACCGCTTGGTCTTAAAGAACTAACAGGCCTGCTACCTGAATTCAGCAAAGATGACATACTCATTGCGTTAAAGCTACTTCAAAGAGAATATGACGACCAGTGTCACGGCCTCGAGATAAGAGAGGTAGCTGGCGGCTGGCGGCTGCAGTCAAAAAGCAAGGTCAGGGAATGGATATTGCGGCTCAAAGAATCGACTCCGGCCAAACTCGGCCGCTCTTCACTTGAGACCCTCTCCATAATCGCCTACAAACAACCCGTAACACGCGCTGAGATAGAACATCTGAGAGGCGTAGATTCGAGTGGACCTTTAAGGATACTGCTCGACAGAAAACTCATAAAGACGGCCGGAAGGAAAGAGGTCCCTGGACGCCCCCTTATCTACCGTACCACAAAGCGTTTTCTTGAGGTATTCGACCTGAAAGACATCTCGGACCTCCCGTCCCTCGCTGAACTGTCAGATATGGAAGACACCCATGAGCTACCGCTTTTCAAATAA
- a CDS encoding response regulator has protein sequence MADEKKKILIVDDEESIHLLYKEELEEEGYEIQSAMNGDDALRYFDSYRPDLVVLDINMPGMDGIEVLRQMKQKRPATPVILSSAYPEYKQDLASWASDDYIVKSFNLTELKSSIKKHLSK, from the coding sequence ATGGCGGATGAGAAAAAAAAGATACTGATAGTAGACGATGAAGAAAGCATACATCTCCTGTACAAAGAGGAACTAGAAGAAGAAGGTTACGAAATCCAATCAGCAATGAACGGAGACGATGCGCTTAGATATTTTGACAGCTATAGGCCTGACTTGGTCGTCCTGGACATCAACATGCCGGGGATGGATGGAATAGAGGTACTCCGCCAAATGAAGCAAAAGAGGCCGGCAACCCCAGTAATATTGAGTTCGGCATACCCTGAATACAAACAAGATCTGGCCTCTTGGGCCTCGGACGATTATATAGTAAAGTCATTCAATCTGACCGAACTCAAGTCTTCCATTAAAAAACATCTATCAAAATAA
- the galT gene encoding galactose-1-phosphate uridylyltransferase → MPELRRDPIIGRWVIIAKERGKRPSDFVIEEEKTKGGFCPLCPGNEHTTPPEVLAYGRQGYAPNTPGWTLRVVPNKFPALIIEGDLNKQGEGIYDMMNGIGAHEVIIDTPNHDETIPRMSEFQVKQILFAYRDRMLDLARDIRFQYIIIFKNFGKAAGASLEHSHSQLIALPIVPQLIQEEVMGSLRYYEYKERCVFCDIIHQELAGNTRVVCENKDFLTIAPFAPRAPFEMWLLPKRHYSSYVSMDDGMFDSLARIFLETMRRLDKALPKVPYNYMLHTAPLKNLSMDYYHWHIEIMPKLTMVAGFEWGTGFYINPTPPEESAKFLREIRI, encoded by the coding sequence AAGAAAAGACAAAGGGAGGATTCTGTCCGCTGTGCCCCGGCAATGAACACACCACACCACCGGAGGTCCTGGCCTATGGGAGACAGGGTTATGCCCCGAACACACCCGGCTGGACCTTGAGGGTGGTGCCCAACAAATTTCCGGCCCTCATCATTGAAGGCGATTTGAACAAACAAGGCGAAGGTATTTATGACATGATGAACGGAATAGGGGCCCACGAGGTCATCATAGACACCCCCAACCACGACGAAACCATACCCCGGATGTCCGAATTCCAGGTCAAGCAAATACTCTTCGCCTACAGGGACAGGATGCTCGATTTGGCAAGGGATATAAGGTTTCAATACATAATCATATTCAAAAACTTTGGCAAGGCGGCAGGGGCCTCGCTCGAACACTCCCACTCCCAATTGATCGCCCTTCCGATCGTGCCGCAACTCATCCAGGAAGAGGTGATGGGGTCCTTGCGTTATTACGAATACAAAGAACGCTGCGTATTCTGCGACATAATACATCAGGAATTAGCTGGGAACACCCGTGTTGTATGTGAAAACAAAGACTTCTTGACCATCGCTCCGTTTGCACCAAGGGCGCCGTTCGAGATGTGGCTCCTGCCTAAGAGGCATTATTCTTCATATGTCTCCATGGATGACGGCATGTTCGACTCCCTCGCGAGGATATTTCTTGAAACAATGCGCCGTCTTGACAAGGCATTGCCCAAGGTACCTTATAATTATATGTTGCATACAGCCCCTCTCAAAAACCTCTCGATGGACTACTATCACTGGCACATAGAAATTATGCCTAAACTCACAATGGTAGCAGGGTTTGAGTGGGGCACCGGATTTTATATCAATCCCACGCCGCCTGAGGAGTCAGCCAAGTTCCTAAGGGAAATCAGGATATAA